CACTGGTGAGACATCTTCCTCCCTTGCAACGTCCCTTTCAGTGTGAGAGTTGGGTACATGTGGAGGAAGTCGTCTCTCAAGCGTGAGGAAGAGTCTCCTGATCGCAGAGAGTCAAAGTAAAGGaaagtaaaagtgacattaGACATCGTGAAATGgtcagaaagtggagaaatgccGACCGACATGGTCTAAGTCGTTCGACTGCCACGACCgtcatcaaggataaagatgatATCCTTGAACatatgaaaggatctgctcctatgacaCAGACAGTGATAAGTAAGTAGCGTACTGGCTTCATCGGTGAGATGTCTTCCTCCCTAAGCCGTTCGACTGCCATGACCGTCATCAAGGATCCTTGAATATGTGAAAGGGTCTGCTCCTATGGCacagacagtgataactaagtagCGTACTGGCTTCATTGGTGAGACGTCTTCCTCCTTTGCAACGGCCTTTCCAGTGCACGAGGCAAAAGAATACGTATTACCCTGAGGAAGGACAGTATGACCTTCGTTCATTTGAGTTAACTTTTTAACTTCAACCTCCATTCtactatgtctcccaagcgcCAGGAAGACTCAAAGGAGAGTCAAaggaaaggaaagtgaaagtgaaaagcgGAGTGAAATCAGACAACGTCACATGCTCGGAAAGCGCAGCAATGCCGATCAATGTGGTCGAAGTTGTTCAACTGTCACGACCaacatccaggataaatgatGGTGTCCTTGAACATGTTCTGCTCCTATGACGtgggacagtgataactaagtagCGCAATTGTCTCATTCGGGAGACTTCTTCCGCCCCCTCTCTCCTTCCCTTGCAACGTCCCTTGCAGTGCTGACTTAGGTGTTCCTTTAGATATTATTGGCTATGAGTTACACTGAAACTCGACTCACGATGCCGTCGTAGGAACAGAACTGGCGCATAGACCGAGCGGACCACCTTTTTACAAATTTTGTTGAGAAATTTGGGGCTTTCTTCCGCACACAAAGCATTTGAGTGTCCTTTTGGGAGGAAGGAAAGGTAAGCAGATGTTTGTCTTGGCAGTTCACAGCAGTTTCCTGGATGTCCAGATACAGTCTGCTGTGCCAGCCGGTCGACTACAGTGACAGTCCACTGGCTGTGAGGGTAAGAATGCTCCCCCCGTACGCCACCCTATAACCTTGAGACTAATTACATGTGCGATGTCGTTTGCAATGTCGGACAGATGGCCAGAGTGTGCTGGTGGTTTTACTTCTCCAAAGTTGTGGAGCTCAGCGACACAGTAAGTGCGACAAGATTGGGAGACGGAACATTCTCGGGTGTGTACTTATGGAAATGTCTACTTGTGCACATCAGATGTTTTTCATTCTGAGGAAAAAGAACAACCAGCTGACCTTCCTCCATGTCTACCATCACACCACGATGATCTTTAACTGGTGGGCAGGGGTTAAATACGTGGCAGGGGGCCAGTGTGAGTACATGTACAACAGAACACCGAAAGGGTCAGTGATGGGCGTGCGCTCATGTTGTCACATGTGCCCGTAGCGTTCCTGATTGGCCTGATCAACTCCTTGGTTCACGTGGTGATGTACCTCTACTATGGTCTTGCAGCCTTCGGACCACATATGACAAAGTACCTGTGGTGGAAACGCTACCTCACCATCCTACAGCTGGTTAGTACAAATGTGCCAGTGTGTGTACATTTGGCCTTTAAACAAAAACTGCACTGTTTTTGaacttttgcccatcatccacaatccttatgtgagacatgaacacacgtcttcctcttttccgtgcgttctaaagatgtaaaaacagtgaataagaggcagctaattaatgcacgtaatgggttTTAGGGTTCTGGTGTCACAGAGGCACTGAAACACGACATGGGCACCAGTGTTGGaaaattactaaaaaaaaaggaattagtTATAGTTATAGTCTactccagggtgctggagagaagggtacgactgtTAGTCGAAACTCGGCTataggaggtgcaatgtggttttcatcctggtcgcAAATCACTGGACCAGTTCTACACCCTTGCAtaggtactggagggtacagaGGAGTTTGCTCAACAGGTCTGCATGTGCTTTggggacttggaaaaggcattcccCCGTGCCCCttgtggtgtcctgtggggggtccGCCACGAGTACAGGACTGACAGTTTTCGGTCCTTGTACGACCAatgcaggagcctggttggcattgccagcagtacatccagcctgtttccggAGAATGAATGAAAATTGATTGCCCAACCCTAGTCTGAATGTgccttttattgcattttcaaaaatcacaaactgtgtttttatgaaccttTGGGGTCTGTAGATTAATTCAGTCCAGATTTGAAAAGTCTAATCCCAGCAGTTTTCAAAGTCGACCCAGTCTAATATGGACTAGAGGTTGAAAACAGAGAAGTGTGCCTttcttgcattttcacaaatcaaataaaggtttcacaaaaacaaacaatagtGGGTGTCCGGCAAAGGTAATGTCttacataaaatattttcacacggagaagtgtcacaaaaaacagACAATCGGCGGACAAACAGTTGCACTGCATATTAGGTGAATACCACCTGAAATCGAATCGGAGGCTGGCGAATCGAAAGCTAACTTCAGCGTCGTAAGGTTGCCAGGTGTTCCTAAAGCTCTTAACGTGCACTTCCAGTGGCGCCTCGCACGCTGCCACACCATATTACCGTATTGTCATTCATAGCAGCCACGACGCAGTTCAGTCTGATTGGTTTCAGGCCGCCCCGTTCCCAccatacagcttttctccaccGTTCCTCCTTTATTTTCAAAAGCCTGGCGGGGATTCTCTGCCATTGAACCAGAACGTCTTGTCAGTGCCAATCACATTTGGGGCCTTGCTTTGCATTTATATTGTATGTTCAGTCACAAAGTGCAAGAATTCCACTTTTCTGTTCTACAGAAACCGTCTCCTCCAGTTGAAGCTTCATATTGGGTTATTTAGCTGCATTTGAACAAGGGGGTATACGTCTCCGTAATGAGGTCTAAGCGGCTTGGGTGTGCGACCGCCTCCTGATTGGTTGCTCATTGTTCTGTCGGGCGCTTGTTATGTTATGAGTCGCAGCTCAGCTCCTCCGCCAACTACTggaccatctgttttcttttcatcGCGCTGACTGCTGGTGTTTGTCTTGTGTGCGCCTGCATCATGTAGGTCAGTACGGTGGCTGACTGCCATTATGTAACAATAATTCTGGTGACCTCAGTGGTGACCCGCTAAATTCTCAGTTGACACTTGGCTGCACAATTTGCTGAActgaagctgtgtgtgtgtgtgtgtgtgtgtgtagtgaagTTGCTACTTTTGTGTTGTCAAATTGGAAGTCTCCATGGGACATATGGATTTTGTTTAGCCCAAATTGCACAGGGTATTTCGTTGGTGTATTCCAAAGGTGcctctatttttatatgtaaaaaatatataaaattttcACCCTGATTGTTGAGGTCCTTCATACATAAAATGAACAACAGTGGTCCCAGtgttgacccctggggtactccgcaAACCATATCCAAGCATGATAATGTATGTTTTCTCAACTTCACAAAGTTTCTTGTTTGTTCACTCATTCgacaccaaagacgtatttatgcgTTTTTTTATAACCCCGAACGCCTGATCTCGACATCGTATTTGTACGTCTTTGAAGTTTTTCTGCTTGagaagcaaaaagaggtgatgacgcaaccctccactaatggatttcacttcaaagcacttttaagccataaaaacggccacaaggtggcagaagttcATTTTAatgagagctcggcagggatcatgtggatGGAGTAATCACatgtgacaggaaggaggaagtgagagagcgtggaggagtgtagcgtgcagaggGTTACCCATTTTAGGGAAATTtgaacacgtgcacacacatgcacacacacagttcatttccgaatgtgaaaattgtaactagttcatggtgttgtatttgtaaataaattgttattttgacgtaaaagaaacccttttttgtgttgtttacgttgtggtatagttgtttagatatttgagctgtcacaaaagcaaaaaatatttgtgtcaaagtgaaaattaTGTTGGAATTGtaccttttttagtcaggaactgatatttccctgaaacttacctatgttctactgttcatcactaaagaacggaaaaaggtagaaacacacctttttttctggtgaaagacgggagtgtcaTGTTTCgtttggtaggttccgtgtttatgtaaccacagaacacaatattccgtgtgccttgaaaaaccTGTCAAAATCGTGTAAAACGGCCGGCActggaggggttgtcttttgaaaaatgaccgGGGGTAGAAGGAGTTAAGTAGCTTTTCCACCCCTCGATGCCGTACAGTTGTTTTTGTCCAGCTGCATACCGATGCTCTCAATCATTTTGATTAGTGGCAGAAAGATTTGCTCTACCTCCGTATTGGCTGCCCACCAGTAAGTGTCGCTGGACCACAGCAAATGTATTTACTATAAAATGTCTTATACATGTCTTCATCTGACATTTCCCCCGTTTTTTTCGCCCCCTCTCTGTCTCCCAAGGTTCAGTTTTTCATCGTAATCATCCACACGGCGTACAACCTGTTTGCTGACTGTGACTTCCCCGACTCCATGAACATGATTGTGCTGGCCTACTCTGTCAgcctcatcctcctcttcagTCATTTCTACTACCGCAGCTACCTGACGTCCAAGAAGACCATCTAACTATCCCAcaattgaaaatgacgtgtgcGGAAAAATGGGGCAAATCGGTGATGTAAACATTCGCGGGGCTCAGCCTCGGACGCAGTACATCGCGTGTCTCGATGAATAAAACCATGATTCCTAATCATGAAATGTGTCTGGTCAATTCAGTTTGAGACCGCGAAGCATTTCATGATGATGAAGGTAATGGGAATTACCATTAAATGCTAAGCATGCTGCTTAAAAACCTCAATTCAACATAGTCGAAATGACAATGTCATTTTCACAATCAGCCTAACGAATCAGACGGTGTTAAATAATCggcaaaataatcaaataattctttttttttacatgcattttttatCAATTAGGCCAAGTTCCGTCTTTGCGTCCTCAGCACAAAACTATGGTGTGTTTAAGGGCCGCCGACCagagtgtgaaatctcaacgcctgccaaaaaaacattgtcagtgaagcataaaaaaaatagtaatgttttaaaaaatcatttttgaacagtggtatgttgtacattttacctgaatATCACATATTGCCATACTTTTTCAATCGTATTATTTCCTTTTATTGTAATCattaccgacttatggtgaatgggatgtgttttctctggggggaaaaaaacctgcCAATTTTCGGtagaaaaacattaaaattaaaaacaatttcgGACTATTTAATGGGTCATGTATAATgaatgcagggatccactgtattgtcgaaccttttttttgtaaaggacCAACtcatgtgttttctgtgaaaaagaagaaaaataaaaataaaaaaagcattttcctaaattcaaaaatctgcaaatttgtgagGTTGTGAGTGCTGAACATGCGAGGATCTACCGTGAATTTGATGGTTTGTGAATGCTGACTCGCGAACGCACAACTTCCCCTTTATCGGCAAACAGCGTGAAACAACAACATACTCCGCAAATCAAATGactatttttatcattattactgTTTTAATTACTGACTTACGGTGAAAAAGATGTGTTTTcggtgaaaaaaaacacatattttcagacataaaagttaaaatttaaaaaaaataatttttttcccaaaaatctgCTAATTTGTGGGTTTGCAAATGAATTATGAATATgcaaggatccactgtattgccaactcttttttttattaccgacttatggtAAATGACGTGTTTTCTGTCGGaaaaaaaacggcctatttttggaggaaatgggttttttttggactaaaaataagcaaattgtattgtCAACTTTTTTGTTAATTACTGACTTCTGCTGAGTGAGATGTGtcttatgtggaaaaaaaacggcctatttttggagaaaaaaaattcgaaataatttttttggaccaaaaatccgcACATTTGTGAATGCTGGATGTTGAATGTGCGTATTAGCAGGTGAGGATTGCTACTGTCCTTGCTACAAAGCAGTAATTCATCACTTTTTAAAGCTACGTTCACACTCACGTAATAACAGATTGGATTCATTTGCATTGGATTGGATTGTCGAATTTAATATGTGACTGAAATAAGTTAATGTACACCtaataaaataaag
This sequence is a window from Dunckerocampus dactyliophorus isolate RoL2022-P2 chromosome 2, RoL_Ddac_1.1, whole genome shotgun sequence. Protein-coding genes within it:
- the elovl8a gene encoding ELOVL fatty acid elongase 8a isoform X2, coding for MEGLQVLTIWEKAQFFYQGILENGDKRTDSWLLVYSPAPISGIFLCYLLIIWAGPKLMAKRQPVNLKLVLIVYNLAMVCLSAYMFYEFTAVSWMSRYSLLCQPVDYSDSPLAVRMARVCWWFYFSKVVELSDTMFFILRKKNNQLTFLHVYHHTTMIFNWWAGVKYVAGGQSFLIGLINSLVHVVMYLYYGLAAFGPHMTKYLWWKRYLTILQLVQFFIVIIHTAYNLFADCDFPDSMNMIVLAYSVSLILLFSHFYYRSYLTSKKTI
- the elovl8a gene encoding ELOVL fatty acid elongase 8a isoform X1, coding for MEVHPFVTGLQVLTIWEKAQFFYQGILENGDKRTDSWLLVYSPAPISGIFLCYLLIIWAGPKLMAKRQPVNLKLVLIVYNLAMVCLSAYMFYEFTAVSWMSRYSLLCQPVDYSDSPLAVRMARVCWWFYFSKVVELSDTMFFILRKKNNQLTFLHVYHHTTMIFNWWAGVKYVAGGQSFLIGLINSLVHVVMYLYYGLAAFGPHMTKYLWWKRYLTILQLVQFFIVIIHTAYNLFADCDFPDSMNMIVLAYSVSLILLFSHFYYRSYLTSKKTI